One Halolamina litorea genomic window carries:
- a CDS encoding MFS transporter — MPPAAVARYYAYKAVNAVELYRPIMYLYFASAGLSFFQITVLEAAYNVTTVLGEVPTGYLGDRLGRRNGLVLGTTIIALTLAGIGFVGRLDESLAFPAFLALYVCWSLGYTFRSGTEDAWLYDSLVEDGDSFSELRGRGESLALGAGVVAAVAGGYLASVDLAVPFYVAAAVTFVGALILLTVDDDRADADNPSDGTTLSVSLDAVRVAFSDRRLRAFILLYYVLFSAATYLAFIFLQPRFEAVVGGYGLGDVETLLGWYYAIISLTAAGFTYRAGWIRERVGLRLWFLGVPVGVGLLLVGQWLLPVSAFLAFVLVRGLSEATRVFAGQYVNDRIDAVGRATTLSAMSMVSGLTVIPFQLGSGLLSDAVSPGGALAAAGGLLAVGAIAVHLVVAPVATEATG; from the coding sequence ATGCCTCCGGCTGCCGTCGCTCGGTACTACGCCTACAAGGCCGTGAACGCCGTCGAGCTCTACCGGCCGATCATGTATCTCTACTTCGCGAGCGCGGGGCTCTCCTTCTTCCAGATCACCGTCCTCGAAGCCGCCTACAACGTCACGACGGTGCTCGGGGAGGTCCCCACGGGCTACCTCGGTGACCGACTGGGGCGCCGGAACGGCCTCGTGCTCGGGACCACCATCATCGCGCTCACGCTCGCCGGGATCGGGTTCGTTGGACGGCTCGACGAGTCGCTCGCCTTCCCCGCCTTTCTCGCTCTCTACGTCTGCTGGTCGCTCGGGTACACGTTCCGCTCGGGCACCGAGGACGCCTGGCTCTACGACTCGCTCGTCGAGGACGGCGACTCCTTCTCGGAGCTGCGTGGCCGCGGCGAGTCGCTCGCGCTCGGTGCGGGCGTCGTCGCCGCCGTCGCCGGTGGCTACCTCGCCTCGGTCGATCTGGCCGTCCCGTTCTACGTCGCCGCGGCCGTGACGTTCGTCGGCGCGCTGATCCTGCTCACCGTCGACGACGACCGCGCCGACGCCGACAACCCGAGCGACGGGACCACCCTCTCGGTCAGCCTCGACGCCGTCAGGGTGGCGTTCTCTGACCGGCGGCTCCGGGCGTTCATCCTCCTCTACTACGTGCTGTTCTCGGCGGCGACGTACCTCGCGTTCATCTTCCTCCAGCCCCGCTTCGAGGCGGTCGTCGGCGGCTACGGGCTGGGCGACGTGGAGACGCTGCTTGGCTGGTACTACGCGATCATCAGCCTCACCGCGGCCGGCTTCACCTACCGGGCGGGGTGGATCCGCGAGCGGGTCGGCCTCCGCCTGTGGTTCCTCGGGGTCCCGGTCGGCGTCGGCCTCCTCCTCGTCGGTCAGTGGCTGCTCCCGGTGTCGGCGTTCCTCGCGTTCGTCCTCGTACGGGGGCTCTCGGAGGCGACACGAGTGTTCGCGGGCCAGTACGTCAACGACCGCATCGACGCCGTCGGGCGGGCGACGACCCTCAGCGCGATGTCGATGGTGAGCGGGCTGACGGTGATCCCGTTCCAACTCGGGAGCGGGCTGCTCTCCGACGCCGTCTCACCGGGGGGCGCGCTGGCGGCGGCCGGCGGGCTGTTAGCCGTCGGTGCTATCGCAGTCCACCTCGTCGTCGCGCCGGTGGCGACCGAAGCCACCGGCTAA
- a CDS encoding DUF5683 domain-containing protein has translation MSDSETTDDRTPGEGEVYCRDCGEIISEKAEICPECGVRQQSASTSADDIIEVLTNGENPFVAAVYSAILPGLGQFYNREPAKGAAIVVASFVAVLSMLALVGFVLYPAVWLYAVYDAYVVADGREPPLGS, from the coding sequence ATGAGCGACAGCGAGACCACCGACGACCGGACGCCCGGCGAGGGCGAGGTGTACTGCCGTGACTGCGGGGAAATCATCAGCGAGAAGGCCGAGATCTGCCCGGAGTGTGGCGTTCGCCAGCAGTCGGCGTCGACGTCCGCCGACGACATCATCGAGGTCCTGACCAACGGAGAGAACCCCTTCGTCGCGGCGGTGTACTCGGCGATCCTGCCGGGGCTGGGGCAGTTCTACAACCGGGAGCCGGCGAAAGGGGCGGCCATCGTCGTCGCCAGCTTCGTTGCCGTCCTCTCGATGCTTGCGCTCGTGGGGTTCGTCCTCTACCCCGCGGTCTGGCTGTACGCGGTCTACGACGCCTACGTCGTCGCCGACGGGCGCGAACCGCCACTGGGGAGCTAA
- a CDS encoding Gfo/Idh/MocA family protein: MYNVAIVGCGVIGNRLAEAFAANEDTSVYAACDLVESRVESFAAEYDCAAFTDYEAMIDDDAVDIVYAGVPPTVHHEVVEAAIGADKAVICEKPIAEDAAVGADIVALEESTDQPTAVNLPFRYTPGVRELIDRVEAGDIGEPQRIELTFRFPQWPREWQDVEWLAGHEQGGPLREVGTHYLFGVQEAFAGIEWVNAEIDYTAPGRYEESITGYFGVEGIGGTIDLLTDCGTDEENSMTVVGTEGTLKLLDWFRLAENAEGEDQTVVVDDAGDSTGRLVEEFVAALDGEGGDLVSFAEANRVQHVVDALFESDGESLAVSTN; the protein is encoded by the coding sequence GTGTACAACGTCGCTATCGTCGGCTGTGGCGTGATCGGGAACCGACTCGCCGAGGCGTTCGCGGCCAACGAGGACACGAGCGTCTACGCCGCCTGTGACCTCGTCGAGTCGCGGGTCGAATCGTTCGCCGCAGAGTACGACTGTGCGGCCTTCACCGACTACGAAGCGATGATCGACGACGACGCCGTCGACATCGTCTACGCCGGCGTGCCGCCGACGGTCCACCACGAGGTCGTCGAGGCGGCAATCGGGGCCGACAAGGCGGTGATCTGTGAGAAACCCATCGCCGAGGACGCCGCCGTCGGCGCCGATATCGTGGCGCTGGAGGAGTCCACCGACCAGCCGACCGCGGTGAACCTCCCCTTCCGCTACACCCCCGGGGTGCGTGAACTGATCGACCGTGTCGAGGCTGGCGACATCGGCGAGCCACAGCGCATCGAACTCACGTTCCGCTTCCCGCAGTGGCCCCGCGAGTGGCAGGACGTGGAGTGGCTCGCCGGCCACGAGCAGGGCGGCCCCCTCCGGGAGGTCGGCACCCACTACCTCTTCGGCGTGCAGGAGGCTTTCGCGGGGATCGAGTGGGTCAACGCGGAGATCGACTATACCGCGCCGGGGCGGTACGAGGAGTCCATCACGGGCTACTTCGGCGTCGAGGGGATCGGCGGCACGATCGACCTCCTCACCGACTGTGGCACCGACGAGGAGAACTCGATGACCGTCGTCGGCACCGAGGGGACGCTGAAACTGCTCGATTGGTTCCGACTCGCCGAGAACGCCGAGGGTGAGGACCAGACCGTCGTCGTCGACGACGCCGGCGACTCGACCGGCCGGCTGGTCGAGGAGTTCGTCGCCGCCCTCGACGGCGAGGGTGGGGACCTGGTCAGCTTCGCGGAGGCGAACCGCGTCCAACACGTGGTGGACGCGCTCTTCGAGTCCGACGGGGAGTCGCTGGCCGTCTCGACGAACTGA
- a CDS encoding DsbA family protein, giving the protein MTSRRRYLGGLAALTALAGCSTGSDGAQSVREHPSGEGIDSQPALGPAPGEAEGTIVAFEDPSCPTCARFERSTFPQLRSNLIDEGRVSFVFRSIPIIYDWGEPATMALEATYDRDESAFWALKSHYYAQQDAFDSDNVLDLTESFLADETGIDAAAVRADTEAGAFQDAVDLDLRASESAGVSATPTLFLFDADGFVTDVSGPVGYDSITGALGL; this is encoded by the coding sequence ATGACGAGTCGACGCCGCTACCTCGGTGGTCTCGCCGCGCTGACGGCACTCGCGGGCTGCAGCACCGGTAGCGACGGCGCACAGTCGGTCCGGGAACACCCTTCCGGCGAAGGGATCGACAGCCAACCCGCCCTCGGCCCGGCTCCCGGCGAGGCCGAGGGGACCATCGTCGCCTTCGAGGACCCCTCCTGTCCGACGTGTGCACGCTTCGAGCGCTCGACGTTCCCACAGCTCCGGTCGAACCTCATCGACGAGGGGCGGGTCTCGTTCGTCTTCCGCTCCATCCCGATCATCTACGACTGGGGCGAGCCGGCGACGATGGCGCTGGAGGCGACGTACGACCGCGACGAGTCGGCGTTCTGGGCACTCAAGAGCCACTACTACGCCCAGCAGGACGCCTTCGACAGCGACAACGTCCTCGACCTGACCGAGTCGTTCCTCGCCGACGAAACCGGAATCGATGCCGCCGCGGTGCGGGCGGACACCGAGGCCGGCGCGTTTCAGGACGCCGTGGACCTCGACCTCCGGGCGTCGGAGTCGGCGGGCGTCTCCGCCACGCCGACGCTGTTCCTCTTCGACGCCGACGGCTTCGTGACGGACGTGTCGGGACCGGTCGGCTACGACTCGATCACGGGGGCGTTGGGGCTCTGA